A genomic window from Nodosilinea sp. PGN35 includes:
- a CDS encoding diguanylate cyclase: MPENDLVKATAPTATIDPSPLKVNTDDTVQGVVEAMALAAKTYALVYGDGVLAGVFCYTNVAQATAELADLSQVRVERWMTPLNHLQPLGPSLAWPLALSALYPNQLYLSVVDAAHHWLGLLAPDGFYTLPVPADTAAPAPPGLTACHYSVALFQQQQERLALALKGAQMGTWDWDLAQGTIVISEEQERLMGLASGEFDGSYDTLFTHLHQDDQATVHQAIQQAIRLRQRYAVEFRILSSDGQLRWLSARGQLFDDGQQTPRLAGVTLDISEQKRVEAEIKHQSQRERLVAEIAQRIRRLLDLDSILEQTVASVREFIEADRVIVIQCGADMSGQVIQESCASAYPPMLGWTMRDPWSVGEKFLAHYRAGRGLAVENVYTQNLSAPQLGFLEYFQIQAEIVVPLLQDETLWGLLIAHQCRSPRDWRMADVRLLQNLATQVGIAIQQAKMHREITLANQRLRRMAYLDGLTQVANRRRLEQYLDQEWRRMSRENGSVALIMADIDYFKGFNDRYGHQAGDDCLRRVARTLSRAAKRPGDLVARYGGEEFVIVLPNTDIKGAETVAEDIRLLVRAHRIPHQDSAVAKVVTMSLGVASALPASGGSVASLIKQADAALYKAKHEGRDQVRLADPLPLE, encoded by the coding sequence GTGCCTGAAAACGACCTGGTTAAGGCCACTGCCCCAACAGCAACCATCGATCCATCGCCGCTGAAAGTCAACACAGACGACACGGTGCAGGGGGTGGTCGAAGCCATGGCCCTGGCGGCTAAAACCTACGCCCTGGTCTATGGCGACGGAGTTTTAGCCGGAGTGTTTTGCTACACCAACGTCGCCCAGGCCACAGCCGAGCTGGCTGACCTGTCCCAGGTTCGCGTTGAGCGGTGGATGACGCCCCTCAACCACCTGCAACCCCTGGGTCCATCCCTGGCCTGGCCTCTGGCCCTGAGCGCCCTCTACCCCAACCAGCTCTACCTGTCCGTCGTCGATGCGGCTCACCACTGGCTCGGGCTCCTCGCCCCCGACGGGTTCTACACGCTGCCTGTCCCGGCTGATACCGCCGCCCCCGCCCCCCCTGGCCTCACAGCCTGCCACTACTCTGTAGCCCTATTTCAGCAGCAGCAGGAGCGCCTGGCCCTGGCCCTCAAAGGGGCGCAGATGGGCACCTGGGACTGGGATCTTGCCCAGGGCACCATCGTAATTTCTGAGGAGCAAGAACGGCTGATGGGGCTGGCCTCCGGCGAGTTTGACGGCAGCTACGATACCCTGTTCACCCACCTGCACCAAGACGATCAGGCCACGGTACACCAGGCGATTCAGCAGGCCATTCGCCTAAGGCAACGCTACGCAGTTGAGTTTCGCATCCTCAGCAGCGATGGTCAGCTGCGCTGGCTGTCGGCTCGAGGGCAGCTGTTTGACGATGGCCAACAGACCCCGCGACTGGCCGGAGTTACCCTGGATATTTCTGAGCAAAAACGCGTCGAGGCTGAGATTAAACACCAGTCCCAGCGAGAGCGTCTGGTGGCCGAAATTGCCCAGCGCATTCGTCGCCTGCTCGACCTGGACAGCATTCTGGAGCAAACTGTGGCTTCGGTGCGCGAGTTTATCGAGGCCGATCGCGTCATTGTGATTCAGTGCGGGGCCGACATGAGCGGGCAGGTAATTCAAGAATCGTGCGCCTCTGCCTATCCGCCCATGCTGGGCTGGACAATGCGCGACCCCTGGTCAGTGGGAGAAAAATTTCTGGCACACTATCGAGCCGGGCGCGGGCTGGCGGTGGAAAACGTCTACACTCAAAATCTGTCGGCTCCTCAGCTGGGGTTTCTGGAGTATTTTCAAATTCAGGCGGAGATTGTGGTGCCGCTGCTTCAGGATGAAACCCTCTGGGGGCTACTGATTGCCCACCAGTGCCGATCGCCGCGAGACTGGCGGATGGCCGACGTGCGCCTGCTGCAAAACCTGGCTACCCAGGTGGGCATCGCCATTCAGCAGGCCAAGATGCACCGGGAGATCACCCTAGCCAACCAGCGGCTCAGGCGCATGGCCTACCTCGATGGATTGACCCAGGTGGCCAATCGACGGCGGCTAGAGCAGTATTTAGATCAAGAATGGCGGCGCATGAGCCGAGAAAATGGCTCAGTAGCGTTGATCATGGCCGACATTGACTATTTCAAAGGGTTTAACGATCGCTATGGCCACCAGGCTGGGGATGACTGCCTGCGGCGGGTAGCCCGCACCCTCTCCCGCGCCGCCAAGCGCCCCGGCGATCTGGTGGCCCGCTATGGGGGTGAAGAGTTTGTCATTGTGCTGCCCAACACCGACATCAAAGGGGCCGAAACCGTCGCCGAAGATATTCGCCTGCTGGTGCGGGCCCACCGCATTCCCCACCAGGATTCGGCTGTGGCCAAGGTCGTCACCATGAGTTTGGGGGTAGCCAGCGCGCTGCCGGCTAGCGGCGGCAGTGTGGCCAGCCTGATCAAGCAGGCCGATGCCGCCCTTTACAAGGCCAAACACGAAGGCCGCGACCAGGTGCGGCTGGCGGATCCTCTGCCCCTGGAGTAG
- a CDS encoding endonuclease MutS2 encodes MIYHETLDLLEWPRLCQHLSTFAATKRGTLAAQALHPPESQGASVSLLTQTQEADWLEQHNSGLNFGGIRDIGSAVERAHRQGLLSGEELLAIATTLNGARQLRRTIDAQAPEDIPVLQALVADLSTHPELEQQIYHCVDDRGDITDRASPKLGEVRDRLKSTRQDIQQRLQRILQRQAGAMQEPLITQRGDRFVLPVKAPQKDAVPGIVHDASASGATLYIEPQAVVELGNRLRQLQRQEKTEEEIILRQLSDAVAAVYDDLTHLLAVVTELDLAHARARYSLWLGANPPRFTEPHEQTTMRQLRHPLLVWQQRHEQGPEVVPINLLIRPELRVVAITGPNTGGKTVTLKTLGLAALMARAGLYVPAREPVEIPWFGQVLADIGDEQSIEQSLSTFSGHIRRIGRILAALGSGGDGEGEEDRDGGEGEELTDFVSPSPPSSLTSPSSLPPTPHPPTPLPPHSSNALVLLDEVGAGTDPTEGTALAIALLKHLAERARLTMATTHYGELKALKYQDGRFENASVEFDEATLSPTYRLLWGIPGRSNALAIARRLGLNAAVIDEAAALMATGSQDDVNQVIAGLEAQRRQQEARSQEAAELLAATEKLHREVQHKADMLRDREQELKLQQQAAVQQAIAEAKRDIAKVIRRLQQGDATAQDAQRATEAVDAIAQSRLPAAAPTPTKPGYRPAVGDRVRIPSLGQTAEVLTAPDDDHRITVRFGLMKTTVSLADIESLRGEKAEVPVKTKPIDTVPAAQAAPPAPAIRTSRNTIDLRGMRVAEAESVLEEAIAKGSGALWIIHGHGTGKLKAGVHEYLKRHPQIQRFEPAAQADGGAGVTVAYL; translated from the coding sequence TTGATCTACCACGAAACCCTGGACTTGCTGGAGTGGCCCCGGCTGTGCCAGCACCTGTCTACCTTTGCCGCCACCAAGCGAGGCACTCTGGCAGCCCAGGCCCTGCACCCCCCAGAGAGCCAGGGGGCCAGCGTCAGTCTGCTCACCCAAACCCAGGAGGCCGACTGGCTAGAGCAGCACAACAGCGGCCTCAACTTTGGCGGCATTCGCGATATTGGGTCGGCGGTGGAGCGGGCCCATCGCCAGGGCCTGCTCAGCGGCGAGGAGCTGCTGGCCATCGCCACCACCCTCAATGGCGCGCGCCAGCTGCGGCGCACCATTGACGCCCAGGCACCGGAAGATATACCGGTGTTGCAGGCTTTGGTGGCCGACCTGAGCACCCACCCGGAGCTAGAACAGCAGATTTACCACTGTGTTGACGATCGCGGCGATATTACCGACCGGGCCAGCCCCAAGCTCGGGGAGGTGCGCGATCGCCTCAAATCGACCCGCCAAGACATTCAGCAGCGGCTCCAGCGGATTTTGCAGCGCCAGGCCGGGGCCATGCAAGAGCCGTTGATTACCCAGCGGGGCGATCGCTTTGTGCTGCCGGTCAAAGCGCCCCAAAAAGACGCTGTACCCGGCATTGTGCACGATGCCTCGGCCAGCGGTGCCACCCTCTACATTGAGCCCCAGGCCGTAGTCGAGCTGGGCAACCGCCTGCGCCAGCTACAGCGCCAGGAAAAAACCGAGGAAGAGATCATCCTGCGGCAGCTCAGCGACGCCGTGGCCGCAGTCTACGACGACCTCACCCACCTGCTGGCGGTGGTCACCGAGCTAGATTTGGCCCACGCCCGCGCCCGCTACTCGCTGTGGCTGGGGGCCAACCCGCCCCGCTTCACTGAGCCCCATGAGCAAACCACCATGCGCCAGCTGCGCCACCCGTTACTGGTGTGGCAGCAGCGCCACGAACAGGGGCCTGAGGTGGTGCCGATCAACCTGCTGATTCGCCCCGAGCTGCGGGTGGTGGCGATTACCGGCCCCAATACCGGCGGCAAGACCGTCACCCTCAAAACCCTGGGTCTGGCGGCGCTGATGGCCCGCGCGGGCCTCTACGTACCGGCCCGTGAACCCGTTGAGATTCCCTGGTTTGGGCAGGTGCTAGCCGACATCGGCGATGAGCAGTCGATTGAGCAAAGTCTCTCGACGTTTTCGGGTCATATTCGCCGGATTGGGCGGATTTTAGCGGCGCTGGGTAGCGGGGGAGATGGGGAAGGTGAGGAAGATAGAGACGGTGGGGAAGGTGAAGAACTCACTGACTTCGTCTCTCCATCGCCCCCATCCTCCCTCACGTCCCCATCCTCCCTACCCCCTACCCCTCACCCCCCTACCCCCCTACCCCCTCACTCCTCCAACGCCCTCGTCCTGCTCGACGAAGTGGGCGCGGGCACCGACCCAACGGAGGGAACGGCGCTGGCCATTGCCCTGCTCAAGCACCTGGCCGAGCGGGCGCGGCTGACGATGGCGACGACCCACTACGGCGAGCTAAAGGCGCTGAAGTACCAGGATGGGCGGTTTGAGAATGCCTCGGTGGAGTTTGATGAGGCGACGCTGTCGCCGACCTACCGGCTGCTGTGGGGTATTCCGGGGCGCTCGAATGCGCTGGCGATCGCCCGTCGCCTGGGGCTTAATGCGGCGGTAATTGACGAAGCGGCAGCCCTGATGGCGACGGGGTCGCAGGATGACGTCAACCAGGTGATTGCCGGGCTGGAGGCCCAGCGCCGCCAGCAGGAGGCGCGATCGCAGGAGGCTGCCGAACTGCTGGCCGCCACCGAAAAGCTCCACCGCGAGGTGCAGCACAAGGCGGATATGCTGCGCGATCGCGAGCAGGAACTCAAGCTCCAGCAGCAGGCGGCGGTGCAGCAGGCGATCGCCGAGGCGAAGCGCGACATTGCCAAGGTGATTCGCCGCTTGCAGCAGGGTGACGCTACAGCTCAGGACGCTCAGAGGGCTACGGAGGCGGTGGATGCGATCGCCCAGTCCCGGCTACCGGCGGCAGCGCCAACTCCCACAAAACCGGGCTACCGCCCGGCGGTGGGCGATCGCGTCCGCATTCCCAGCCTGGGGCAAACCGCCGAGGTGCTCACCGCCCCCGACGACGACCACCGCATTACCGTGCGCTTTGGGCTGATGAAAACCACCGTCAGCCTGGCCGATATCGAGTCGCTGCGGGGCGAAAAGGCCGAGGTGCCGGTCAAAACCAAACCCATCGACACCGTGCCCGCCGCCCAGGCCGCGCCCCCCGCCCCCGCCATTCGCACCAGCCGCAACACCATCGACCTGCGCGGCATGCGGGTGGCCGAGGCCGAGTCAGTGCTGGAGGAGGCGATTGCCAAGGGCAGCGGTGCCCTGTGGATCATCCACGGCCACGGCACCGGCAAGCTCAAGGCCGGGGTGCACGAGTACCTCAAGCGCCACCCGCAGATTCAGCGGTTTGAGCCTGCGGCCCAGGCCGACGGCGGCGCTGGGGTAACGGTGGCCTACTTGTAA
- a CDS encoding DUF86 domain-containing protein, with translation MYDRSLLLELLLEVEEAIRRIERRFTNIQNPDDFLSSDDGLDRLDAIGMMLIAISENIRRIHRLVGDEWFDRYPDVNWSDIKGIRNILAHDYFDIDPEEVYQICSTDIGILKRELEKIRYDIF, from the coding sequence ATGTATGATCGCTCCCTGCTTTTAGAATTGCTGCTTGAAGTAGAAGAAGCGATTCGCAGAATTGAGCGCCGCTTTACGAATATTCAAAACCCCGACGATTTTCTGTCTAGCGATGATGGCCTCGACCGCCTCGACGCCATCGGCATGATGCTGATAGCTATTAGCGAAAACATCAGAAGAATTCACAGGCTCGTCGGTGATGAATGGTTCGATCGCTATCCTGACGTCAACTGGTCGGATATCAAAGGTATTAGAAATATTCTGGCTCACGATTATTTTGATATTGACCCAGAGGAGGTTTATCAAATTTGCTCTACTGATATTGGCATTCTCAAGCGTGAACTTGAAAAAATCCGCTACGACATTTTTTAG
- a CDS encoding nucleotidyltransferase family protein: protein MATQSINSGDREQVLIQLQTIKSELIKQYSISKIGIFGSTARDEAQNNSDIDVVVHMQPNILKRAQLKAELEEIFGREVDVIRYRESMNPFLKARIDRDVIYV from the coding sequence ATGGCGACACAATCAATCAACTCTGGCGATCGAGAGCAGGTGCTGATTCAGCTCCAGACGATTAAGTCTGAGCTAATCAAGCAGTATTCAATCAGCAAAATCGGCATTTTTGGTTCAACAGCCAGGGACGAAGCCCAAAACAACAGTGATATTGATGTGGTTGTCCACATGCAACCAAACATACTGAAACGAGCCCAACTAAAAGCCGAACTTGAGGAAATATTCGGCAGAGAGGTCGATGTTATTCGCTACAGAGAGTCAATGAATCCTTTTCTCAAAGCTAGAATCGATCGAGACGTCATCTATGTATGA
- a CDS encoding SIMPL domain-containing protein: MKIKSFTPRRMAAAAVMSATLVSGLSFVPVFTPTAIAQEAAMRTLTVTGQGEESVQTTKTQIDLGVDVQGTDAEAVQREVAQRSAAVVELLRSRSVEKLETTGIQLSPRYNYENGRNDVIGYTGSNTVSFRVPTESAGVLLDDAVNAGANQIRSVSFVAEDAALETARQQALREAVEDAQSQAGVVLGSLNLRSQEIVSIQINGAAPPMPVPMPRRAEYAMQSDASTPVVGGEQTVQAQVTLQIRY; the protein is encoded by the coding sequence ATGAAAATTAAGTCATTTACCCCCAGACGGATGGCGGCGGCGGCGGTGATGTCGGCGACCCTGGTGTCGGGGCTGAGTTTTGTGCCTGTGTTTACCCCCACCGCGATCGCCCAGGAGGCGGCTATGAGAACGCTAACCGTGACCGGCCAGGGCGAGGAGTCGGTGCAGACCACCAAGACCCAGATTGACCTGGGGGTCGATGTGCAGGGCACCGATGCCGAAGCGGTGCAGCGCGAAGTGGCCCAGCGCTCGGCGGCGGTGGTTGAGCTGCTGCGATCGCGCTCGGTTGAAAAGCTCGAAACCACGGGCATTCAGCTCAGCCCCCGCTACAACTACGAGAATGGCCGCAACGATGTGATTGGCTACACCGGCAGCAATACCGTCAGCTTTCGGGTGCCCACCGAGAGCGCGGGCGTGCTGCTCGACGATGCGGTAAATGCCGGGGCCAACCAGATTCGCAGCGTCAGCTTTGTGGCCGAAGACGCCGCCCTGGAAACCGCCCGTCAGCAGGCCCTGCGCGAGGCCGTCGAAGACGCCCAGTCCCAGGCGGGGGTGGTGCTGGGCAGTTTGAATCTGCGATCGCAGGAGATTGTCAGCATTCAAATCAACGGGGCCGCCCCGCCCATGCCCGTGCCCATGCCACGGCGGGCCGAGTACGCCATGCAGAGCGACGCTTCTACGCCAGTGGTAGGAGGCGAGCAGACCGTGCAGGCCCAGGTGACTCTACAGATTCGCTATTGA
- a CDS encoding MOSC domain-containing protein — translation MPELVSIQVGLPQTLGTATAADPMDQPWTTGFFKQPIAGEVWLGCTNLAGDGQADLKNHGGVDKAVLAYSAEHYPDWRSHLHHLELPYGGFGENFTVAGQTEAEVCIGDTYAIGGARVQVSQPRQPCWKLARRWRVGDLALQVKANGRSGWYFRVLEEGTVEPGLAIALCDRPYPEWTVARANRIMHHNLGDRAAALELARCPLLSRNWQEKLLKRGARP, via the coding sequence ATGCCCGAGCTTGTCTCAATTCAGGTGGGGTTGCCCCAAACCCTGGGCACCGCAACCGCCGCCGACCCGATGGATCAGCCCTGGACCACCGGCTTCTTTAAGCAGCCGATCGCGGGGGAGGTGTGGCTGGGCTGCACCAACCTGGCGGGGGATGGCCAGGCCGACCTGAAAAACCACGGCGGCGTAGACAAAGCCGTGCTGGCCTACAGCGCCGAGCACTACCCCGACTGGCGATCGCACCTGCACCACCTTGAGCTGCCCTACGGCGGCTTTGGCGAAAATTTCACCGTGGCGGGGCAGACCGAGGCCGAGGTCTGCATCGGCGACACCTATGCGATCGGCGGTGCCCGAGTGCAGGTTTCCCAGCCCCGGCAGCCCTGCTGGAAGCTGGCTCGCCGCTGGCGCGTAGGGGATCTGGCCCTCCAGGTGAAGGCCAACGGTCGCAGCGGCTGGTATTTTCGGGTGCTGGAAGAGGGTACAGTCGAGCCGGGGCTGGCGATAGCGCTGTGCGATCGCCCCTATCCCGAGTGGACGGTGGCCCGCGCCAACCGCATCATGCACCACAACCTGGGCGATCGCGCGGCGGCGCTGGAGCTAGCCCGCTGCCCCCTGCTGTCGCGCAACTGGCAGGAAAAATTGCTCAAGCGGGGGGCGCGACCCTAG
- a CDS encoding manganese catalase family protein → MFFHKKDPVHTVQVGKANPVFAQLLLEQFGGATGELSAALQYWVQSFHVEDAGIKDMLQDIAVEEFGHLEMVGKLIEIHTKNTDQTEAYNSTLFAVRGMGPHFLDSQGNNWTASYLNEGGDVVRDLRANIAAEAGARQTYESLIKLATDEGTKKTLHHLLTREISHTKMFMNALDAMGKLTDPMFGNIQPDDTVELYYNLSSDGNGNDQRGPWNSEPDFKYIADPLSDRR, encoded by the coding sequence ATGTTTTTCCACAAAAAAGATCCCGTTCACACCGTTCAAGTTGGCAAAGCCAATCCCGTATTTGCTCAGCTGCTGCTCGAGCAGTTTGGTGGGGCTACTGGCGAGCTTTCCGCCGCCTTGCAGTACTGGGTGCAGTCGTTTCATGTCGAAGATGCGGGCATCAAAGACATGCTCCAAGACATTGCAGTCGAAGAGTTTGGCCACTTAGAAATGGTGGGCAAATTGATTGAGATTCACACCAAAAACACCGACCAAACCGAAGCCTACAACAGCACCCTGTTCGCCGTGCGCGGCATGGGGCCTCATTTTCTCGACAGCCAGGGCAACAACTGGACCGCCAGCTACCTTAACGAAGGTGGGGATGTAGTCAGAGACCTGCGGGCCAACATTGCGGCTGAGGCAGGTGCCCGCCAGACCTACGAATCGCTGATTAAACTTGCCACTGACGAGGGCACTAAAAAAACCCTGCACCACCTGCTGACCCGAGAAATTTCTCACACCAAGATGTTCATGAACGCCTTAGACGCCATGGGCAAGCTGACCGACCCAATGTTTGGCAACATTCAGCCCGACGACACGGTGGAGCTTTACTACAATCTCTCCAGCGATGGCAACGGGAACGATCAGCGCGGTCCCTGGAACTCTGAGCCTGACTTTAAGTACATCGCTGACCCGCTCAGCGATCGCAGGTAG